From Bacillus sp. Bos-x628, the proteins below share one genomic window:
- a CDS encoding C40 family peptidase — MMKKWKGLLIGGCALVGLMMMPQSEVSAQTQTPLEQAETLIGTPYQKGGTDPKTGFDASGFIQYVYKESESFDLPRKVVDQYQIGEKVSLEKAKPGDLVYFRSLDETKDVPTHVALYAGNHEIIHSTLTQGVTKIDVSKSKYWMDRYYATKRLPATQGISDNSLVKDAMTYLGVPYVFGAADPKVGFDCSGFLQYLFEKSLGIYLPRSAEQQWLVGEKVTLDQIQPGDFVFFSNTYKTGISHVGMYIGGDRFIHASRSESVTISYLSESYWQEKWTGVKRLTDLKLAKEDPVVSKAATYIGEVPYVKGGTSPKEGFDTAGFTQYVYQQVLGINLPRYASGQVKAGTPVKRSDLKPGDLVFFNGASLTPAIYAGLDQVIHVTSSNGVVMTNMKTSAYWKDKYETAVRIK, encoded by the coding sequence ATGATGAAGAAATGGAAAGGACTGTTGATTGGAGGGTGTGCACTGGTAGGGCTAATGATGATGCCTCAATCAGAGGTATCTGCTCAAACACAAACACCCTTGGAGCAAGCTGAGACGCTCATTGGAACGCCTTATCAAAAAGGAGGAACAGATCCGAAAACGGGCTTTGATGCATCTGGATTCATTCAATATGTTTATAAAGAATCGGAATCATTTGATTTACCGCGGAAGGTGGTTGATCAGTATCAGATTGGGGAAAAGGTGTCATTGGAAAAAGCAAAACCTGGTGACCTTGTTTATTTTCGAAGTCTTGATGAAACAAAAGATGTTCCAACACATGTAGCCTTGTATGCTGGAAATCATGAGATCATTCACAGCACGCTCACACAAGGTGTCACTAAAATAGATGTCAGTAAAAGCAAGTATTGGATGGATCGTTATTATGCGACCAAAAGGCTGCCTGCTACACAGGGAATATCTGATAATAGTCTTGTCAAAGATGCGATGACGTATCTAGGCGTTCCTTATGTGTTTGGTGCTGCGGACCCTAAGGTTGGCTTTGATTGTTCAGGCTTTTTACAGTACTTATTTGAAAAGTCACTAGGCATTTATTTACCAAGAAGCGCTGAACAGCAATGGCTGGTCGGTGAAAAAGTGACATTAGACCAAATCCAACCCGGAGATTTTGTGTTTTTTAGCAATACCTATAAAACAGGAATATCTCATGTAGGGATGTACATTGGGGGCGACCGCTTTATTCATGCGAGCCGTTCTGAAAGTGTCACCATTTCCTATTTATCTGAATCGTATTGGCAGGAGAAATGGACAGGGGTTAAACGGTTAACCGATTTGAAATTGGCGAAAGAAGACCCAGTCGTGTCAAAAGCTGCGACGTATATTGGTGAGGTCCCATATGTCAAAGGTGGTACGAGTCCGAAGGAAGGCTTTGATACAGCAGGGTTCACACAATATGTTTATCAACAAGTACTCGGCATTAATTTGCCACGCTATGCTTCTGGACAAGTGAAGGCAGGCACGCCTGTCAAACGTTCAGACCTTAAGCCCGGAGATCTTGTCTTTTTTAATGGGGCCTCTTTGACGCCGGCGATCTATGCAGGATTAGATCAAGTCATTCATGTGACAAGCTCAAATGGTGTTGTCATGACCAATATGAAAACAAGCGCCTACTGGAAGGATAAATATGAGACAGCAGTGAGAATAAAATAA
- a CDS encoding Cof-type HAD-IIB family hydrolase, producing the protein MKKMIAIDLDGTLLNTKSEISAKNREALIRAKEAGYIVIICTGRATFDVKELLGDLDIPIIAANGGTVHTEGYKLFSRMPLDREAGKRAAKALVERHIYFEVYTDDALLSPFDGKEKLQAEFDLIKSANPNEDLTDLWEGAMTQFKQFGIKPVDDICQIFETNQATYKLLCFSFDMNKLQEAKNLLGEMPELSLTSSGKHIIEVLPKGSGKGHALKELAAHYGVDRSNIYAIGDSPNDLSMFDEAGHRIAMGNAVDIIKEKSTYITKGNHEDGVAYFIDELLQNQFHEKKTLV; encoded by the coding sequence ATGAAAAAAATGATCGCGATTGATTTAGACGGTACGCTCTTAAATACAAAAAGTGAAATTTCAGCTAAAAATCGAGAGGCACTGATTCGAGCAAAGGAAGCTGGCTATATTGTCATCATCTGTACTGGACGAGCTACTTTCGACGTCAAAGAACTTCTTGGAGATTTAGACATCCCAATTATTGCGGCAAACGGAGGCACAGTCCATACAGAGGGATACAAACTGTTCAGCAGGATGCCACTCGACCGAGAAGCTGGAAAACGCGCCGCAAAAGCTTTAGTCGAGCGCCACATTTATTTTGAAGTTTATACAGATGATGCCCTCCTATCCCCATTCGATGGAAAAGAGAAATTGCAAGCAGAGTTCGATTTGATCAAAAGCGCAAATCCTAACGAGGACTTGACCGATTTATGGGAAGGGGCCATGACGCAGTTTAAACAATTTGGCATCAAGCCAGTGGACGATATTTGCCAGATTTTCGAAACGAATCAAGCGACCTATAAGTTACTCTGCTTCTCATTCGATATGAATAAACTGCAAGAGGCAAAAAATCTTCTCGGAGAAATGCCCGAACTTTCACTTACCTCATCTGGAAAACATATTATCGAGGTGTTGCCGAAAGGGTCTGGGAAAGGACATGCTCTCAAAGAGCTCGCCGCTCATTATGGCGTAGACCGTTCAAACATTTATGCCATTGGCGACAGCCCAAATGATTTATCCATGTTTGATGAAGCAGGTCACCGGATTGCAATGGGAAATGCAGTTGATATCATTAAGGAAAAAAGCACGTATATCACAAAAGGCAATCATGAAGATGGCGTAGCCTATTTTATTGATGAGCTTTTACAGAATCAATTCCATGAAAAAAAGACGCTTGTATAA
- a CDS encoding LCP family protein, producing the protein MDQSRSKRKRKKRLKPWVKVTLFILGILLLTTASVTGYAYYKVTNAAKKAQVSLDRGSQSVKRIESFDPGKDSFSVLLLGIDSRSGETVKQARSDAMVLATINRTNKTVKLLSIPRDSYVNIPGHGYDKITHAHAYGGADLTVETVENLLDVPVDFVIQSNFKAFKEIVNELNGVPITIHDEYLVKQIQKDTKGKVVLQTGTHTLDGDQALAYVRTRKADSDLMRGKRQMEVLKAIFDKSKSLTSIPSYDNIIDTLGDNVTTNLSMKELVGLFPLLTSLKSVDTIQLKGSDYQPNGVYYFQLDQNQLNEVRSQLKKQLELS; encoded by the coding sequence ATGGATCAATCACGAAGCAAACGCAAAAGGAAAAAGCGCTTAAAACCATGGGTGAAAGTCACTCTTTTTATATTAGGAATTTTGTTACTCACAACAGCTTCCGTCACAGGCTATGCCTACTATAAAGTGACAAATGCAGCCAAAAAAGCACAAGTATCATTAGATCGAGGCTCACAATCTGTCAAACGCATAGAATCATTCGATCCTGGGAAAGACAGTTTTTCTGTCTTGCTGCTTGGTATCGACAGTCGGTCAGGAGAAACAGTGAAGCAGGCACGAAGCGATGCAATGGTCTTAGCTACCATTAACCGTACAAACAAAACAGTGAAATTATTAAGCATACCAAGGGACTCATATGTCAATATTCCAGGTCATGGCTATGACAAAATTACACATGCGCACGCATATGGCGGTGCAGATCTAACAGTTGAAACGGTCGAAAACTTACTTGATGTTCCGGTTGACTTTGTCATTCAAAGTAATTTCAAAGCATTTAAGGAAATTGTCAATGAACTAAATGGTGTGCCCATCACCATTCATGATGAATACCTTGTGAAACAAATTCAAAAGGATACAAAAGGAAAAGTAGTACTTCAAACGGGAACACATACACTAGATGGCGATCAAGCTCTCGCTTATGTGAGAACAAGAAAAGCCGACAGTGATTTAATGCGCGGAAAACGTCAAATGGAGGTTTTAAAAGCCATTTTTGACAAATCAAAATCATTAACCTCTATTCCATCATATGACAATATTATTGATACGCTTGGAGATAATGTCACAACCAATCTTTCAATGAAGGAACTAGTCGGGCTCTTTCCGCTTCTCACTTCGTTAAAATCTGTTGACACGATTCAGTTGAAAGGTTCAGACTATCAGCCAAACGGCGTTTATTATTTCCAGCTTGATCAAAATCAGCTAAATGAAGTGAGATCTCAATTGAAGAAGCAGCTTGAATTATCTTAA